The Pandoraea apista genomic interval CCCTCCCAGTCGGCGGCGTCGACGAGTGCCTTGGGGGTCAACCACGAGCCGCCCACGCACACCACGTTCGGTTGTGCGAGGTACAACGGTGCCGACTCCGCGCTGATGCCGCCCGTCGGACAGAAACGCACCTGACGGAACGGGCCATACAGGGCCTTGAGCATGGGTACGCCCCCCGAGGGCTCGGCCGGGAAGAACTTCACGGTCTCGTAGCCATCGGCGAGCGCGGCCAGAATGTCGGACGGCGTGACAACGCCCGGCAGCAGCGGCAGACCGGCCGCCTTCGCCGCCGCGCCCAGCGCGGGCGTGTAACCCGGCGAGACACCGAAACGCGCGCCGGCAGCCACGGCCTGCGCCATTTCCTCCGGACGCGTGAGCGTGCCCACGCCAACGATCAGTTCGTCGGACAGTCCTGCCACATGGCGAATGACGTCCATTGCCGCCGGC includes:
- the eda gene encoding bifunctional 4-hydroxy-2-oxoglutarate aldolase/2-dehydro-3-deoxy-phosphogluconate aldolase, with amino-acid sequence MDINDIVRAGPVVPVLQFDSVEQGEQVSRALLAGGVRVLEITLRTPAAMDVIRHVAGLSDELIVGVGTLTRPEEMAQAVAAGARFGVSPGYTPALGAAAKAAGLPLLPGVVTPSDILAALADGYETVKFFPAEPSGGVPMLKALYGPFRQVRFCPTGGISAESAPLYLAQPNVVCVGGSWLTPKALVDAADWEGITRLARAATALPRG